The following proteins are co-located in the Podarcis raffonei isolate rPodRaf1 chromosome 5, rPodRaf1.pri, whole genome shotgun sequence genome:
- the PLAU gene encoding urokinase-type plasminogen activator yields the protein MKLLITISVMLSVLVTDIASFHHRKRDRKLGSKAKYEHKGCTCLNGGTCVSYYLFSGMRRCLCPKGYSGDHCEIDAESRCYTDNGEDYRGTLSVNEKGDRCLDWDSPSLQRWPYHDGMENAMKLGLGKHNFCRNPDGRSKPWCYVRNGYRTSSTSCKIDVCRKEATCGQRSFRKYFKIVGGFKAPIESQPWIATIYHTDKRGGSQFLCGGSLIDPCWVLTAAHCFGSNTPDLSKLTVILGKSELYTDDTKEQKFNVDRVVIHEDYTLQRTDYNNDIALMRIRSSSGQCAQESDTVKTICLPSQDSFPDNFQCEVSGYGRENKTDIYFARILKSTNVNLIPQSLCKKYYKDRVTDNMFCAGDQTWQTDSCKGDSGGPLVCASSDRMVLYGIVSWGDGCADKERPGVYTRVANYLRWIETHMNGIHFKSSYLPK from the exons ATGAAGTTACTCATCACCATCTCTGTAATGCTGAGCGTTCTCGTCACAGACATAGCTTCA TTTCACCACCGGAAGAGAGATCGCAAGCTGGGAAGCAAAGCTAAAtatgaacataaag GTTGCACCTGTCTGAATGGAGGAACCTGTGTCTCGTACTACCTCTTTTCTGGAATGAGGCGTTGCTTATGCCCCAAAGGATATAGCGGGGACCACTGTGAAATCG ATGCTGAAAGTCGCTGCTATACAGACAACGGAGAGGACTACAGAGGGACTTTGTCGGTGAATGAGAAAGGTGACAGGTGCCTGGATTGGGACTCCCCTTCGCTGCAGAGATGGCCTTATCATGATGGCATGGAGAATGCCATGAAACTTGGGTTAGGAAAGCACAACTTCTGCAG AAATCCAGATGGCCGATCCAAGCCGTGGTGTTACGTTAGGAATGGTTATCGAACCTCTTCAACATCCTGCAAAATCGACGTATGCCGAAAAG AAGCCACATGCGGCCAGAGGAGTTTCCGCAAGTACTTCAAGATTGTGGGCGGTTTCAAAGCACCCATTGAGTCTCAGCCTTGGATAGCAACCATCTACCACACCGATAAAAGAGGCGGTAGTCAGTTTCTTTGTGGCGGTAGCCTCATAGATCCATGTTGGGTCCTGACAGCAGCACACTGCTTCGGAAGCAA CACTCCTGACCTATCCAAGCTGACTGTTATTCTCGGGAAGTCTGAATTGTACACTGATGATACGAAGGAGCAAAAATTTAATGTTGATAGGGTTGTCATTCATGAGGACTACACACTTCAGAGAACGGATTATAATAATGATATTG CCCTGATGAGGATCCGATCATCTTCTGGCCAGTGTGCACAAGAGTCAGACACTGTGAAGACCATCTGCTTGCCATCACAAGACTCGTTTCCAGACAATTTCCAGTGTGAAGTTTCTGGCTATGGAAGAGAAAACAAGA CTGACATTTACTTCGCAAGGATCCTGAAATCAACCAATGTCAACCTGATACCCCAGTCTTTGTGTAAGAAATACTATAAGGACAGGGTGACGGACAACATGTTCTGTGCTGGAGATCAAACGTGGCAGACAGATTCATGCAAA GGAGATTCCGGAGGTCCCCTGGTTTGTGCAAGCAGTGACAGGATGGTGCTATATGGGATCGTCAGCTGGGGCGATGGCTGTGCTGACAAAGAGAGGCCGGGCGTCTACACAAGAGTCGCAAATTACCTTCGCTGGATCGAAACCCACATGAACGGCATCCATTTCAAAAGTTCCTACCTTCCTAAATGA